A window of Saccopteryx leptura isolate mSacLep1 chromosome 5, mSacLep1_pri_phased_curated, whole genome shotgun sequence contains these coding sequences:
- the CSTF1 gene encoding cleavage stimulation factor subunit 1 isoform X1, producing the protein MYRTKVGLKDRQQLYKLIISQLLYDGYISIANGLINEIKPQSVCAPSEQLLHLIKLGMENDDTAVQYAIGRSDTVAPGTGIDLEFDADVQTMSPEASEYETCYVTSHKGPCRVATYSRDGQLIATGSADASIKILDTERMLAKSAMPIEVMMNETAQQNMENHPVIRTLYDHVDEVTCLAFHPTEQILASGSRDYTLKLFDYSKPSAKRAFKYIQEAEMLRSISFHPSGDFILVGTQHPTLRLYDINTFQCFVSCNPQDQHTDAICSVNYNPSANMYVTGSKDGCIKLWDGVSNRCITTFEKAHDGAEVCSAIFSKNSKYILSSGKDSVAKLWEISTGRTLVRYTGNVRTWWSVCRLMACPFLCSPEKSLSAGLSGRQVHRTQAVFNHTEDYVLLPDERTISLCCWDSRTAERRNLLSLGHNNIVRCIVHSPTNPGFMTCSDDFRARFWYRRSTTD; encoded by the exons ATGTACAGAACCAAAGTGGGCTTGAAGGACCGCCAGCAGCTCTACAAGTTGATCATTAGCCAGCTGCTCTATGACGGCTACATCAGCATTGCCAATGGCCTCATCAATGAAATCAAGCCTCAGTCTGTCTGTGCGCCCTCAGAGCAGCTCCTGCACCTCATCAAACTAG GAATGGAAAATGATGACACTGCAGTTCAGTATGCAATTGGTCGATCAGATACAGTTGCCCCAGGCACGGGAATTGACCTGGAATTTGATGCAGATGTCCAGACCATGTCCCCAGAGGCTTCAGAGTACGAAACCTGCTATGTCACATCCCATAAAGGACCTTGCCGAGTAGCCACCTATAGCAGAGATGGGCAGCTAATAGCTACTGGGTCTGCTGACGCCTCCATAAAGATACTCGACACAGAAAGAATGTTGGCCAAAAGTGCCATGCCAATAGAG GTTATGATGAATGAGACTGCACAACAGAATATGGAAAACCATCCAGTCATTCGGACTCTTTATGACCACGTGGACGAAGTCACATGTCTTGCTTTCCACCCAACAGAACAGATTCTTGCCTCTGGTTCAAGGGATTACACTCTTAAGTTATTTGATTATTCCAAACCATCTGCAAAAAGAGCCTTCAAGTACATTCAG GAAGCTGAAATGTTACGCTCCATCTCTTTTCACCCTTCCGGAGACTTTATACTTGTTGGGACTCAGCATCCTACTCTTCGGCTTTATGATATCAACACATTTCAGTGTTTTGTCTCTTGCAATCCTCAAGATCAACACACCGATGCCATATGTTCTGTTAATTACAATCCTAGTGCCAATATGTACGTGACTGGTAGCAAGGACGGCTGCATCAAGTTGTGGGATGGTGTCTCGAATCGATGCATCACAACTTTTGAGAAGGCACACGATGGTGCTGAAGTTTGTTCTgccattttttccaaaaattctAAATACATTCTTTCAAGTGGAAAAGACTCTGTAGCTAAACTTTGGGAAATATCAACAGGACGAACGCTGGTCAGATACACAG GTAACGTGAGAACCTGGTGGTCTGTGTGCAGACTGATGGCCTGCCCTTTCCTCTGCAGTCCAGAGAAAAGCCTCA GCGCTGGCTTGAGCGGGCGGCAGGTGCACCGGACACAGGCTGTCTTCAACCACACGGAGGACTACGTGCTGCTGCCGGACGAGAGGACCATCAGCCTGTGCTGCTGGGACTCGCGCACGGCCGAGCGCCGGAACCTGCTGTCCCTGGGCCACAACAACATCGTGCGCTGCATTGTGCACTCGCCCACCAACCCTGGCTTCATGACCTGCAGCGACGACTTCAGGGCCAGGTTCTGGTACCGGAGGTCAACCACGGACTAG
- the CSTF1 gene encoding cleavage stimulation factor subunit 1 isoform X2 — translation MYRTKVGLKDRQQLYKLIISQLLYDGYISIANGLINEIKPQSVCAPSEQLLHLIKLGMENDDTAVQYAIGRSDTVAPGTGIDLEFDADVQTMSPEASEYETCYVTSHKGPCRVATYSRDGQLIATGSADASIKILDTERMLAKSAMPIEVMMNETAQQNMENHPVIRTLYDHVDEVTCLAFHPTEQILASGSRDYTLKLFDYSKPSAKRAFKYIQEAEMLRSISFHPSGDFILVGTQHPTLRLYDINTFQCFVSCNPQDQHTDAICSVNYNPSANMYVTGSKDGCIKLWDGVSNRCITTFEKAHDGAEVCSAIFSKNSKYILSSGKDSVAKLWEISTGRTLVRYTGAGLSGRQVHRTQAVFNHTEDYVLLPDERTISLCCWDSRTAERRNLLSLGHNNIVRCIVHSPTNPGFMTCSDDFRARFWYRRSTTD, via the exons ATGTACAGAACCAAAGTGGGCTTGAAGGACCGCCAGCAGCTCTACAAGTTGATCATTAGCCAGCTGCTCTATGACGGCTACATCAGCATTGCCAATGGCCTCATCAATGAAATCAAGCCTCAGTCTGTCTGTGCGCCCTCAGAGCAGCTCCTGCACCTCATCAAACTAG GAATGGAAAATGATGACACTGCAGTTCAGTATGCAATTGGTCGATCAGATACAGTTGCCCCAGGCACGGGAATTGACCTGGAATTTGATGCAGATGTCCAGACCATGTCCCCAGAGGCTTCAGAGTACGAAACCTGCTATGTCACATCCCATAAAGGACCTTGCCGAGTAGCCACCTATAGCAGAGATGGGCAGCTAATAGCTACTGGGTCTGCTGACGCCTCCATAAAGATACTCGACACAGAAAGAATGTTGGCCAAAAGTGCCATGCCAATAGAG GTTATGATGAATGAGACTGCACAACAGAATATGGAAAACCATCCAGTCATTCGGACTCTTTATGACCACGTGGACGAAGTCACATGTCTTGCTTTCCACCCAACAGAACAGATTCTTGCCTCTGGTTCAAGGGATTACACTCTTAAGTTATTTGATTATTCCAAACCATCTGCAAAAAGAGCCTTCAAGTACATTCAG GAAGCTGAAATGTTACGCTCCATCTCTTTTCACCCTTCCGGAGACTTTATACTTGTTGGGACTCAGCATCCTACTCTTCGGCTTTATGATATCAACACATTTCAGTGTTTTGTCTCTTGCAATCCTCAAGATCAACACACCGATGCCATATGTTCTGTTAATTACAATCCTAGTGCCAATATGTACGTGACTGGTAGCAAGGACGGCTGCATCAAGTTGTGGGATGGTGTCTCGAATCGATGCATCACAACTTTTGAGAAGGCACACGATGGTGCTGAAGTTTGTTCTgccattttttccaaaaattctAAATACATTCTTTCAAGTGGAAAAGACTCTGTAGCTAAACTTTGGGAAATATCAACAGGACGAACGCTGGTCAGATACACAG GCGCTGGCTTGAGCGGGCGGCAGGTGCACCGGACACAGGCTGTCTTCAACCACACGGAGGACTACGTGCTGCTGCCGGACGAGAGGACCATCAGCCTGTGCTGCTGGGACTCGCGCACGGCCGAGCGCCGGAACCTGCTGTCCCTGGGCCACAACAACATCGTGCGCTGCATTGTGCACTCGCCCACCAACCCTGGCTTCATGACCTGCAGCGACGACTTCAGGGCCAGGTTCTGGTACCGGAGGTCAACCACGGACTAG